The DNA sequence ACGACGAGGAGGACGAGGACTTActggttttattgttttaagcaGGGATGCATCGATACGCTTTTTTGCCGatacgataccgataccgatactcttagaaaaatatcggcgataccgataccgatacacatatcgaatttaaataaaggtaaaataaatgtaagtagacatgcttattaattgtttttattaaaaaaaaaaacacagttacagacttggaatgtgaatattggtaattaagcTTAGTAATTAAGGTTTATTAATAAGAGTTagtaactaaaaaaacattaatcaaatttttgtttaaaaaacaaagtattatctcGTTTGCAAGGAAAATGACAAAACAGGCgcatttacattacttttttaaaacatataatttgaaCAGTATCGTTGTGTCGGCCAGAAAAATATCgccgataccgatatatcggaAAATCTGCTGTATCGCCGATATATcagtatcggtatcggtatcggatGCATCCCTAGTTTTAAGGCTATATACATTAATACTAAACTTCATACATTGAGACCATGCTCGTAATATCCATGCTAACTCGACTCGTCCATAGTATCGTATAGACGTGTAGGGTTATATCAATTTAGCTAATTAAGCTCTACAATCCGCACATTGCTTTGAAGTTCCTCTCAGCTGCAACATTCTGccatatcataaaacaaatgaaagtatACCAGAGAGTGCGTGATGGCTTAGTGGAAGATTAGTTATCTGTGTCTTTAGTATTTAGTAAAAgaagtgattttaattttacttgaagGTTTTCGAGTTTTTGGTATCTTTTATGAATTCTTGTCTTCGATTAAAAATTTtgacaatttatataacattgatTTGAAGTTCTTGTTTATAAAATCGTTCGTTTCATACCGATTGTAaggtaacttttttaatatatattatccatTTTATATGTTCATTAAGTAAATCtacttagaaaaataaatgtaaaatatattagtgtaAGTTGTAGTCTGTTAGTGTGACACATTAACACTTCTAAATAAGTtctatgtttgttatttttcttaacaaGTATCAcgtcattgataaataaagcacTTTGTTAAAGATCAGTGAAACAGCCAACGCAGTGATCGCATAACATTTAAACGGTgaacaaaataaagcaaaagTAAGAAATAGTGATgtgtttctaaaaataaatgggATTCGTGTGAAATAGGAACAATGGCCTTAAAAATAAGTGGACTGAGTGTACAAGATGTCGTGAAGGTGCTCGAAAGCAGTGACATGAATGAGTTCGTTGATTTTGTCAAGGAGAAACAGATAAACGGTGAAAAGTTATTAGTGAGTTTCTTAAATCTTATCTAAATATATCCACTATATCCACAGACATCTCCATGCCTttggtgtattttatttttagtttttatcatAGTTTGTCTGCATGTTTTCATTAAAaggcagcatcacaatttaAGTACTGTGAATACAATAcactttctttaatttttttttaaattaaatttatatgttttcgtGTTCCTCCCTCACAATTTtacataaagttaataaaaatcaaaatcattaagTTTACTGCAGGTCTTGAGATTCGGAGATTCTGGGACTTTAAAagctattacattttattgtcaAGAAATTCTTAAGAGCAGGCGAGCATTAAGACCGCTACTAAGAATTAATTGTCCGGCACTGAATCTCTCCTAACTGTTGTCGCGTTGAATTAAGACGTGTGTCTGTGCATTtttgcaatataatattatcttgcgCACAGTCCTTGATATTGTATTCGCGATGCCACCAGAGTTTCATTAGaaccaataatttaaaaaaaattagatgcctatgattttatttacaaaaagtatGATTAtatgaaagaataaaaatatagaacactCTACGACTAATAATATGgcatttgtgaaataaatacCCAAGTTCTATCACTGACACACACCCACATGCATGGTCTTAAGAGCATTAGTAGCAAATATATGAAGACATTGTAATGGGCGTTCAACTTCTCATACGTTCACACGCTATCGAAACTCGGGTATTAAGGTATTAAACGAGTATATATTACGTTTACCCGACCGTTATCAATAACTCCAATATTAGAGTAATACAGTAAATTAACTCAAGCGAATAAATTTTCCGAAGTTACGAAACTTCGAAACTTGGTCACTTATCTGTGTCGTAATTTACAGGATGTCTCTGAAGGGGTTGTGAAAGTATGGCGTCCAAATATCAATGCGAACAAATTCATACTTTTcgttaaagattttaaaaacaatccGCAAAAATTCCTTACTTGTTTGAATAATGATGATATTGTCACGATAAAAGAAACAAATCTGTGCAGCGAAAATCAATACCAAACTGTTAGCGTACGCAAGATAAGTCAACAGGAAACGATCAACTTCAACACTGTTGAGGAGATCTTGAAAAAGATTACGGCtccaaaaagttttttgtacaGAAATCACACAAAAAAACAAGAACGATCATCTTACGTACCCATGGATGGTGGCTCAGGTAAGAAACCTAACAAATTCTTTCGTCTAAGCTTGTACGAATATCCCATTTTCGACCTCAAGTCACGTTTTTCGAAGACTGATAATTGTACTGACAGAGGTTATTATTCTGTTAAGACGGATAAGACGTTTCATATTCAGAAAACTTGTAAAAAGTCAGAATCGAGACCTAAATACAAATCTCTAACTACAGCAGAAGAATTGAATGATAAAATTACAGAAGATCACTTTTACGAAGATCTTTGTTACAATGATGTCACGGAAACAAAGAGAGATAGTATAAAAGACTTAAATAAATTTCCGACGAATCAAGCAAAGCCTTGCATCGTTAAAATACAGGAGTTGTTCCAATCTTTTAAGTTACCGTTCTTTAGAAAGACAGAAGTAGCCGTAGAAAGAgacgaaaatataaaacaaaatgatataCAAATAGAAAGAGAAGGCAATGTATATGAGAACAGCTCGAATGATATGTACGACTCGATACATGTTGCAAGGGAAAATTATCCACAAACAGATGAACCAGGTGTAAGTATGaacaaagttaatatatatttttaacatttttatttttttttcgtgtacAGTAATTTGTGTGCTAAATAATATACTGGATCTTTGTCCAAAAGTACGTACTATtgtgtacaaaattatatcgtattaGTGGCGGCTTTGCTCGCATTTTTGCAAAGAAGTACCCTATCTCCTGTTCCTTGAGTGTCTTAGTAAACTTCATCAAATTTGTTCAGTGGTTTTGTCGTTAAAGAGTGACAagcagacagttactttcgcatttaaaatatacaaatgttttaaactGAATTACGGCGACGCACTATTTCGATGAGtatgctttaaataataataattattagaattgaCGTCCCGTGTAAATTTTTCTCTTCGATTTCGATTTTTTTCCATAAAGATAAACTTTTCGCTTCTTAAgaccaaatataaattagatttaaaaatgaaaaccctaaatttataaaaaatgcataaaaaattatttaatgtctagacaaataaacaaacgtgCTCGAGGGGACGGTGGTTACGACGTGTGATTATGTATTTGTGATTTTAATGTCAGTTTTACGGCGTAATTTGATAAAACCGAAAGAATTAAATTACTAGATGAGACGAGGTCAGGAGTTTAATCCAATTTAATCATGGTAGGTTTTGTGTTTATAGAATTACTGTCATTTGTCGTCGCTTGCCTCGTCGGTGATTAGGATTAAcgtaataagttatttatgcatgtattattttattctttttaattcaatattcgtGTGTTCATTTGTTCCGAGCTGAATTCTAGTAACATTTAACGTTTACGGCACGTTCGATCCAATTTCGACTATTTCTTAGAAACTTGTAAATAAGCTTAATTGTAAGTGAAGGCaaattgtacttatttatatcgattatttttaactggatcgttgtgttagtTAAACGGATATGTTAAGCGGCTGAACGAACACGATAACATATCGAATCAATTGCGATGAATTGACAATTTGTTAGCAGAATTGGCGCCctggtattttttatgttttcatgaTATTGGCGTTAATATATTGGCGGTGGTGGTAACTCACTCATAAATTATTCTTACACTAAATAGATATGTATTTGTTGTTGAAATATATGGGCCTtagagtagtagtgcaaaaagcttaattaaaagtataacacctcgccttattgcctccactggtgacactGGAGGGCTggagcccagaggatcggaattgcgattcaacggggaaatgctgctagcattcttgccaccatttcacgcggtcaggatttatacagttactatttttaattcttatgtgtatatatttaaggacttaatgttaataattcttatgacactaaaaagtaatattttgtattgcagTTTTTTGGTATGTAGGATGAGTAAGCCAAtattattacaggcacaaggtacataccATCTTAGATATGATCTTAGATATGAACGTCTTGCCAAGAGATAGCCATTTATTCATCTTATATCATTTATGACCTCTTTTCAGATCTCCGTTAcgtgaatgtaaaaaaaattaaaaaatacttatatcgtTTGTGCAAGAAAACGGTCTCTTCTTGTTTTTGATGTCTatgaaaattcaaaacaatGTTTGCGTGTCTGTCCTCTATTCGGCAATAAACTATTCATTTGAGTCATATTCTTCCGAAGACGAGATGGCCAGCTAGttcaatatagaaataatactcATTATCAAGTGCCACACACAAACAAACTCAAACACACACACTTACCGTAAAACTATACAAAATTACATGATTGATGAATTCGTTTATAGAAAAGACTGAATTgaaatgaatatgaatatgatACATTCATATTCGTATCGTTCATCACCTcctgtttgtattttatatcgcGTAATGATTAATGAACATTGAAAATGTTATGGTATTGTTTCAAAGGGTTCCGTATAGTTTATTCTATAACTATCATTTAACAGCAAACTCGAAACACACCACAAACACAGCTGTTACTGACTGAcaatgatacgctattttgatctTCTGCGGTTAATTCCGAGTTGTCTTTTAGGGACTTATTCTACTATACGTATCAAAAAGCGATAAGcgacattaaattataacttttcgTGTCAAGataaaagtgataaaaaataatgcctCATCTAGAACATTTAGTTCCATCTCTGATgcagttttgaattaaatcacGATGTTTGTATTCACTGCAGTGCTCGTAATGAAATGAACTAACTTTAAAACTCAACTAtttgtcaaaaatttaaaagcatttttaactCCTGTCCACGAAGTACTCTGAGAGTTACAATTGTGTTATTGTTGCAGTCACGAATAAAGTCAACTAAGTTAATGACTTCGGAATTTTTGTTTTCTCGAAATACTAATGGTTCGTTTAGTTCGTATTTATTAGGTTTTCGAACGTAGTTACTTATTACACTGCGACATTGCAGACACTTTGCAAATGAGATCTAGGCCGAAATATGAGCAAACTTGGACCGTATCGCTTAAGCGTTACATCATCCCTTTGTATCGTGCTGTGGCGGATTCAGGAGTGTCGTTTGGGAGTTTGCTTACTGAGGGTTTTAGCGAAGTAAACAATGTAacacacaaaattaatttttaataaataagttcacTTTAAGTTTTGTCCCGCGTGACTTGAGCCCCTTAGCACTGAATCCAACCTCGGaaccaagattttttttacggCTAAGTCTAATCATCAGttttaccaaggttggtggtgcattggcgatgttaggattGGAAttcttaccaccaggtggcccccccctacccatatcataaaaatgaaaatataaactctggtaattttttttattttaattagaattactaatttgtttaattttcgtcatctttcaattaaaatacaattaaaatacaaattagactATATATTCGTCGTTATAAAATACGTACTCCTTTTGCCAATTACTTTCTAGATATTAAGTTCGTGAGTTTAATTATatctaacattatttaataacataataatgatagatataataaaaattaagttctatatacttatattaaatatcaaaaatttaaatatatattaaattgtactttattcatatactctgtaattgaaatggcggaaaagagtaactactgagttacttgccggttcttctcggtagaatctactttccgaaccggtggtttctctttacatttaattcaactctgtaacatgacgatatATAATGGCTTTTATGAGTAtacgtgaataaaaaatatttcgactttgattttatttatactaacatgtctgtctgtttgttgttcTTTAACGGTCAAACGactgaactaaatttgatgaaatttggtatgaaacgaGCTTGAATTACTTTTTGTGCCTAATACATGACTGCGAACCACTAAAATGCGAGCAAAGCCACGGTCAGCAATGTATGTatagttcatataaaaatataactgtaattaataaactaaatattattaattgtatttagtttCCTCCCTCCCATATCCTTTGACTAGGGGGGTTGTCTAGAAGAGATACGAGTCGTTTATGtctttatgatttatatttcaactGTTTATACTTATTCATcacaaatgcaataaataattaataataatttaattaaataagtgcAATTTCTTTAATACAGATAATGAAAAGCgccttaaaaaagaaaattttaagtttgtatatttattctgtaacatttatttgttaatttgtttatacaactatgttataaatgagaaataactatgcataatatacttattacgaCTACGACACGACTACTAGATTAATATTTGAGTAATATTAACTGACAAGGGCGGAATGTATTTGTTGCAGCCTGTTTTGTAGCGAACGAATCGTTTCGTTGTACGTAATTTTGAATCGGTTATAACATCTAAAGCTTTCATTCGAATAATATTGCgtaaaagacatttttaatctatattaaatgcccacttatttatgtgaaaaaagatttataattaatagaataaagtgGCTTAATTACCAATAGTTCTTTACTATCTTTATCTGCAGGCTGACACGTAACATCGACTTTTCTGTAGgcttttttaagatataagtttttattattttagcccGAGTTAGCTGCTGATGATTACTTGGAACCGGTGCAAGTTAGCAGGGATTATTGCGATGTCTGTCTCAAGCAGAGAGACGATTCGTTGCTCggatttattatgaattacttCGAGAGTCGACTCGGCATCAAGCGAGGTAAGAAAGTGTATTCGAGTTTATGATTTATAGATCAACAAACAAACTTCTCGAGTACGTTCAACTACATTGTTCCATAACAGTTTGGAACGATTGTGGTTGATATCTATTTTTGGGTGTACTGGTAAGTAACTTCTTTCTCGCTGACAGTTGCTTTTACTCAAATTGAAAGGCGGAGTGAGGGGGGGGGGGAAGATTTTGATTTGCTTGTCTCTTCGAGCCAAGTATCCGTCTAATCGATTAAAATCAGCGGTAAGAACTTCCCGGGTAACTTGCGCATACTGTCTTGTCGACCCATGTCCTGGCTCTGTAGGTTTATTGAACTTTACTTAACAAGTCAATTacgtatactttattcaaatagtctcttgcaatttacttttaatcgttattttagATTTGTCTTAGCAGCGGCAGAAGGATATCATTTGTGTAAGATACTTTACACAAATGGTATCTGTCATTGTAATTGTGGGGAGGCCCCgcacaaggtggtccgacgacctggtaaAGGTCgaaagccgctggttgcgggctgcacaagacctgtcgttgtggcgatcttttgggaggcctatgtccagcagtggacgttcTTCGGCTAGAGATGAGATGAGAGAGATTGTAATTAGGCTGAGCGCGATCCTATCTGAGTAGATATAgtccatataattattataataacacccATAgccattgacgctgtaagaagtaCAAACAGACAAATCTTTATCTAGTATTTATTAAGTCTTGGAGAAAGTTTAGTTTAATAGGAGAACTTCTTCCAAGCATTGTAAATATACAGGCAGTTACGTATATTAGATTTACATTGATTCACAGGTCTTTGCACCTCGTAATCATGTATGAGGGGACATGACTTCGGCTTTCATATCCGATTACATTTCGGGAGGCTGGAGATGCCGGTCGGAGGAAATGATGACAATAACGAATAATCTCATTCGATATAATTTCCGACGCTTGAAACGTTTCGCTCGTTATATTCCACAAGCGTTGGAACTGGATTCGTAGCTATGTCACATCTCGTGGTAGATATATTCTGAGAAGAAATTTGATAACCACAGAACACGATTGTGTTATGTCTTTAagcgatatttatttatcatcgcATATTGTTAGGtgggcaaatggaccacttgatggtaagtcacctCTGGTCAAAGATATTGggcctgtaagaaatattaaccatactttaccaaccttgggaattaggATCTTATGCTCCTTCTGTCTGTAGTTACAGTGGCTCAGTTACCTTTCAAATCGAAACTTAGAAATACTAAGTCTTATTGGTAAAACATTTACCATGTATTTACCATatttacgaatgtcttgttcacatTCGTGGATAATGTCGAAAtgtcgagctccaccaaataataataaaaaacatggtaaatatcccgttttaaatactattagtaataaaaataaccatgttaatttaaaatcctaTAAATGGTGTGTTGTTGTAAGttgtacttaataaaaataaaaaaaaataataaaagtcggTTTTTAAAAGTTTAGTAAGTACTTGaataacaatacttagcatattgtaaataaaatgaatgaataaattattatcataccTTTCGATTTTCGATAACAAGATAAGCCAAGATAGCCCAGTAGTAGAACCATGTGTTCATAATATATTGTCATCATTTCAAAATCGTGAGGCAATCTGCACGTGTcggacgaaattctgccaactCAAGAGAGGAGCAtctcttagcccagcagtggatcacatcttaattttatttcatacatccattaacagcctgtaaatttcccacggctgggctaaggcctcctctccctttgaggagaaggtcttaGAGCatatgctgctccaatgcgggttggtggaattcacatgtgtcagaatttcgttgaaattagacacatgcaggtttccttatgttttccttcaccactgagcacgagatgaattataaacacaaattaagcacatgaaaattcagtggtgcttgcctgggtttgaaccagaaatcatcggttaggatgcacgcgttctaaccactgggtcatatTTATATAGAGACATAATTTACCATCAAGTGATAAGTCCTGGTCTGGtgaaaggtatttaaaaaatagatactGGTATAACTAAATGAATGGTCAGTCGCGCAATGGAACTAACAAATCTACTAAAGCGGTTAGTCGTGTCGCGATTGCTCCATTAGTTATTCATATAAACTCTCATCGGAATGACGTTTTAATTATCGTTGATAGAAGCTGATAGCCAATATATGTTACCTCGTTGGTACAGtagctcaaactcaaactcaataGTTTAATAAGTATTGAATTTGACAGTGTTTGGCTGTCTTCGTGCCGCTGAATCAtgacaactaagatgttacatcaaTTTATTCCTGTAATCATTGACTCATTCTCTTAAAGCCAAGATGGTTAAGTGGTAAGTGGTTACGCTTAAgcttatattgattataattgcgggttcaaaccctggcagTACCGCTGAGCTAACATgtgtttaattagtatttataattttcatatcttGTGTTCGggggtgaaggaaatcatcctGGTGAAACCTGCGTTAAGTCAACATGcgagctgcgtggtggaatgagCCCAAAGcccaaaattgttttaaaatacaaaataaatccgACAGACAGTATCAGCGATTTGCGtgtactaacaaaaaaaaaatattcacgatgtttgttttaatctcagattacgagatgaattgtaaagaAGACTAagtatgtatttacatatttagtTACCTAGATTTGAAGCCGCTATCTTCAGATCACCCCCGTCTTTCAATCTAATGAGCCGTCActgttattttgttgttataatttttttgttttgactaGACCTTTCCATCACTTTctcatgaatttttattttttatttgaaacggaCTTGTGTCATGTGGAGAACATGTGGCCAGTGATGTGACACTGTTAtcgatatatcatattttaaattaaatgtcgaTGTGAACGTGAGTTtttagtaatgtttttattatttttactttattgaattaaataaacagtacaagtatatttacattaatctaCTATAAAAATGacttacaaaaaaattttactGAATCGTTCAGTGCatagtatttttgttattgataattttgagaaaataaatgtttgtcttTCAATAAGGCTTTAAACttgatgaataaaatattacttgttaAATGAAGTTCGAATTATGAAGCCGTTTGTCATAAAACGGTACAACACTagggattttaaaataaacgaaaaacaaaataaaac is a window from the Vanessa atalanta chromosome 23, ilVanAtal1.2, whole genome shotgun sequence genome containing:
- the LOC125073148 gene encoding uncharacterized protein LOC125073148 yields the protein MALKISGLSVQDVVKVLESSDMNEFVDFVKEKQINGEKLLDVSEGVVKVWRPNINANKFILFVKDFKNNPQKFLTCLNNDDIVTIKETNLCSENQYQTVSVRKISQQETINFNTVEEILKKITAPKSFLYRNHTKKQERSSYVPMDGGSGKKPNKFFRLSLYEYPIFDLKSRFSKTDNCTDRGYYSVKTDKTFHIQKTCKKSESRPKYKSLTTAEELNDKITEDHFYEDLCYNDVTETKRDSIKDLNKFPTNQAKPCIVKIQELFQSFKLPFFRKTEVAVERDENIKQNDIQIEREGNVYENSSNDMYDSIHVARENYPQTDEPGPELAADDYLEPVQVSRDYCDVCLKQRDDSLLGFIMNYFESRLGIKRETNDVTHSEESETEASCEREWERNNMAARPLPVPVENEPFYMSIDRTEAENLLMGQPDGTFILRPSSQPNHAYTLSVSCANSVHNVGVRRRPDGRLALGFARRGERSFTSVASLLRHHKKKRLLLVAGGEMIGATTLNETPQYYQIPSNLPVMRCS